CCCAACGAAGACCACCCAAACCCAACGATGAAGACCCCCGTGACCACCCCAACCCAATGTAGGGTCACCCACGACCACCCAAACCCCAACAGGGTCACCCAAGACCCCCCACACCCAACGATGGGTAGATCCACGACCACCCACCCCCAACGAAGACCACCCAAACCCAACGATGAAGACCGCTGTGACCACCCCCACCCAACGTAGGGTCACCCATGACCACCCACACCCAAGCTATGGTTGCCCAAGACCCCCCACACCCAACGATGGGGACACCCAAGACCCCCCACACCCAACGATGGGGACACCCACGACCACCCACACCCAACGAAGACCACCCAAACCCAACGATGAAGACCCCCGTGACCACCCCCACCCAACATACGGTCACCCACGACCACCCCCAACCCAACGTAGGGTCACCCAAGACCACCCACACCCAACGAAGACCACCCAAACCCAACGATGAAGACCCCCGTGACCACCCCAACCCAATGTAGGGTCACCCACAACCACCCAAACCCCAACAGGGTCACCCAAGACCACCCAAACCCAACGTTGAAGACCCTCAAGACCACCCAAACCCAACGTAGGGTCACCCATGACCACCCACACCCAATTTATGGTTGCCCACGACCACCCACAACCAACGAAGACCACCCAAACCCAACGATGAAGACCCCCGTGACCACCCCCACCCAACATAGGGTCGCCCATGACCACCCACACCCAAGTTATGGTTGCCCAAGACCCCCCACACCCAACGATGGGGACACCCACGACCACCCACACCCAACGAAGACCACCCAAACCCAACGATGGGGACCCCCACGACCACCCCCAACCCAACGTAGGGTCACCCAAGACCACCCAGACCCAACGATGAAGACCCCCGTGACCGCCCCCACCCAACGTAGGGTtgcccgtgtccccccccctcccccaacaACCTCCCCCACATCCCCCCGACCCAACGCAGGGCCACCCACCGCCACCCCAAcgccctctctctctctctcccctccccccccccccacagcccGCCATGCCGCCCCCCCTGTGCCtccgctgccgccgccccgccgccctccgccgCCCGCGCACCGGCGAGGCGCTGTGCCGCCCCTGCTTCGTGGCCGCCTTCGAGGCCGAAGCCCACCGCGCCCTGCTGGCCGGCGGCCCCCCGCGGCCCGGCGAGACCGTGGCCGTGGCCTCCTCGGGGGGGAAGGACTCGGCGGTCCTCGCCCACCTCCTCGCCCGCCTCGAGGGGCGCCACGGCTACGGCATGCGCCTGGTGCTGCTCTCGGTGGACGAGGGCATCGCCGGCTACCGCGACGCCTCGCTGGGGGCCGTGaggagggggcggggggctctgcccctcCTGGTGGTCTCCTTCGAGGAGCTCTTCGGCTGGAGCATGGACCGGGTGGCGCGGCGCCTGGCGGGGGGCGCCAGCCACTGCACCTTCTGCGGGGTGCTGCGGCGGCAGGCGCTGGAGAGGggggccaggctgctgggggtCGACCGGATCGCCACGGGTGAGGCTGGGGAAGGTGGCgggagggactgggaggggagtgggaggcactgggagggaagcgggagggactgggagggagtgggaggcactgggagggagtgggagggaagcaggagggaCTGGGAGGGAGTGGGAAGGAAGCgggagggactgggaggggagtgggaggcactgggagggagtgggagggaagcgggagggactgggagggagtgggaggcactgggaggggagtgggaggcactgggagggagtgggagggaagcgggagggactgggaggggagtgggaggcactgggagggagtgggaggggagtgggaggcactgggagggagtgggagggaagcgggagggactgggaggggactgggaggcactgggagggcactgggaggcactgggaggggagtgggagggaagcgggagggactgggagggagtgggaggcactgggagggagtgggaggcactgggagggggtgggaggggactgggagggggtgggagggaagcaggacgtactgggaggggatggggggtgTCTGGGAGGGAGTGGGAGGGGACTGGGAGGGGACTGGAAGGAAACTGGGAGGGGGTGGGAGGTGACGGAGGGGAGTGGGAGGCCGTGAGAGGGAGTGGGAGGGCACtgggagggggtgggagggggccgggggttctgggaggggactgggaggcactgggagggggtgggaggggaatGGAAGGGACTGGGAGGGTTTGGGAGGGAACtgggagggggtgggagggaactGGGAAGGGGCCGGGTGGCACTGGGAAGGGACTGGGTGGCACTGGGATGGACTGGGAAGGGTCTGGGATGGACTGGGCGGCGCTGGGATGGAATGGGAAGGGACTGGGATGAGCTCGGAAAGGACTGGGAGAGAACTGGGAAGGGACTGGGATGGACTGGGCTGAACTGGGCGGCACTGGCGAGCCGCGGCCgtgccccgtgtccccccccccccaggccacAACGCCGACGACATCGCCGAGACGGTGCTGATGAACTTCCTGCGCGGGGACGTGGCCCGGCTGCGCCGCGCGGCCACCGAGGCCACCGCCACGGCCACCGAGGCCACCGGGACCACCGAGGCCACCACGAGCCCCCTGGAGGCCACCAAGACCCGTCTGGAGGCCACCACGGACTCCCCAAAATGCTCCACGGCCTCCGTGACCAGCGGGAGCCCCGTGGAGGCCACCAGAAATTCTACGGAAGTCATCGCGAAGTCCACGGAGGCCACCACAGAGCGTTTGGAGGCCACCGCGGGGCCTGTGGAGGCCACCAGGAGCCCCATGGCGACCACCACGGAGTCTTTGGAGGCCACCAGGAGCCCCACGAAGGTTCCTACGGCCTCCACAACCTCCGCCAACTCCATGGAGACCACCACGAACCCCACGGAGACCACCACCAACCCCATGGAGACCCCCACAAAGCTTGTGgaggccaccagcagccccatggAGACCACCACGGACCCTATGGAGACCACCACGAAGCCTTTGGAGACCACCAGGAGCCCCACGAAGGTTCCCACAGCCTCCGCGACCACCACCAACGCCACGGAGCCCGCCACGAAGCCCACCAAGACCCCCACCAAGCCCACCAGGACGACCCCAAAGGCCACCACCAGGCGCCCCAAGCCCACCCACCACCCCGCGGCCCACCCACGGGTCCCGCGACCCCTGGAGGGCGGCCCGTGGCCCGCGGTGCCCCGTTGCAAGCCCCTGCGCCACGCCTACGAGAAGGAGATCGTCCTCTACGCCTACTTCGAGGGCTTGGACTACGTCAGCACCGAGTGCGTCTACGCCCCCCACGCCTACCGGGGCCACGCGCGGGCTCTCCTCAAGGACCTGGAGGCCACCCGGGCCAGCACGGTGGCCGCCCTGGGCCACTCGGGCCGCCGGTTGGCGGTGGCCACCCAGGTGGCCACCAAGACGTTGGGGGCTTGCGGCCGTTGCGGCTACGCGGCCAGCCAGCCCCTCTGCAAGGCCTGCGTCCTCCTGGCCTCGCTCGAGCGCGGGTTGCCCCGCTTGGGGTTGGGCAAGAGGTCCTTGGGGTTGGCCACCGGGGATGGTGGCCACGGGGCTAGTGGTCTTGGGGTTGGTAGCCATGGGGTTGGTGGTCTTGGGGTTGGTGGCCACGGGGATGGTGGCCGTGGGGACGTTGGTTGTGGGGTTGAGGGCCAAGGGGGTGGTGGCCATGGGGTTGGTGGCCATGGGGACGTTGGTTGTGGGGTTGAGGGCCAAGGGGGTGGTGGCCATGGGGTTGGTGGCCATGGGGACGTTGGTTGTGGGGTTGAGGGCCAAGGGGGTGGTTGCCGTGGGGTTGGTGGCCATGGGGCTAGCGGTCTTGGGGTTGGTAGCCATGGGGTTGGTGGTCTGGGGGTTGATGGTTGTGGGGTTGGTGGGTGTGGGGGCGATGGCCACGGGGGTTGTGGCCATGGGGTTGGTGGTCACGGGGTTGATGGCCGTGACCTTGGTGCTCTTGGGGTTGGTGGCCGTGGGGTTGGTGGTCACGGGGCTGGTGGCCATGGGGCTGGTGGccgtggggaggaggaggggccGGGGACagtgggggagggggagcgggaggtggaggtggaggtggtgggCAGGGGGGGGCGCACGGTGCGGCGCCGGGTGCgggggctgggccgggcccggggcgcGCTCAACATCTGGGACTTCTAAGGGGGGGGGGCAACTGGGGGCAATTGGGGGGGGTCTTGGGGCAAttggggggctctgggggcaaTTGGGAGGGGAAATGAGGGGCAattggggggtttgggggcaatgggggggcctgggggtaattggggggctctgggggcaaTTGTGAGTAttttgggggggaaatggggggggAATTGGGGGGTTCTGGGGGCAATTAGGGGGGTCTGGGGGCAATTGGGGAGCTCTAGGGGTAATTGGGGAGCTCTAGGAGTAATTGAGGGGATCTGGGGGCAATTGGGAGGGGAAATGGGGGGCAATTGGGGGGTTCTGGGGGTAATTGGGGAAACTGGGGTAAATAGGGGGGTCTGGGGGCAACTAGGGGCATCTGGGGGCAATTGGGGAGCTCTAGGGGTAATTGAGGGGTTCTGGGGGCAATTcaggggggagatggggggtAATTGGGGGGGTTCTGGGGGCATTTGGGGGGCTCTAGGGGCAATTGGGAGGGGAAATGGGGGGCAATTGGGGAGTTCTGGGGGTAGTcggggggggaaatgggggtaaatgggggggtctgggggcaaTTGGGGGGCTCTAGGGGCAATTGGGGAGGGAAATGGGGGGCAATTGGGCCCTAGGGGCAAgaggggggttttggggggcaATTGGGGGGCTCTAGGAGCAATATGGGGGTAATTGGGAGGGCTCTAGGGGTAATTAGTGGGGCTGTGGGGGTAATTAGGGGGCCTGGGGTTAATTGGGGGGCTTAGGGGTAATTAGGGGGGCCCGGGGGGTAATTAGGGGGGCCCTGGGGGCAACTGGGGAGCCTTGGGGGTAATTGGGGGATCCTGGGGGGGGGCAATTGGGGGCCCTGGGGGCGGGGTCAGGAGAAGGGGGGCGTGTCTGCGTATGCAAATGAGATGGGGGCGTGGACATGCAAATAAACGACTGTAAAAAATGCGTGGTGTTGGGCGTGGTTATGCAAATGAGACGAGCTGTTATGCAAATATCCCGCTGGGCCTGGCCTAATTAACGCCAAGCTGCCTGGTTAATTAATACCGCCAGTGTCGTAATTGTTATGCAAATGAGGGGGCGTGGCCAGCCAGGAGACCCACGGAGGCGCGCTGCAGGGCGGGCTGGGCGTGGCCCGGCATGCAAATGAGCCAGCGAGGGGGCGTGGCTATGCAAAACGAACGCGTATAAGGAAGCGTGGGTCCGCGGGAGGGGCGTGGCTTGATATGCAAATGAACGCGGGGGGGGGCGTGGCCGCGCCGCCAGCCCGGCGGGACGGGTTCATTTGCAtgcgcggccccgcccccctcccccccccccccccctcgtcGACGTCACTTCCGCCGCGTCGGCCGCAGGAAAATggcggggctgcggctggggctggggccggccAAGGAGCCGCTGGGGCTGGTGCGGGGCCTGCAGTGGGTGCGTggcactgggagggactgggagggactgggagggactgggggggggctgggggggggctggggggggctgggagggggttgggggggctgggggggaatgggagggactgggagggactggAAGGGGACTGGGAGGCACTGAGTAGGGAttgggagggactgggaggcactgggaggcactgggagggacTGCGAGCCTTCCTGGGGGGTactgggaggggactggggTGAACTGGGAGGgaactgggagggactgggaggggactggggggcactgggaagGACTGCGAGCTTTCTTGGGGGGTactgggaggggactggggggcactgggagggactgggagtCTTCCTGGGGGATACTGGGAACGGATTGGGgggaactgggaggggactggggggcactgggagggacTGCGAGCCTTCCTGGGGGGTactgggaggggactgggggGCATTAGGAGGTactgggaggggactgggggGCACTAGGGGGGactgggaggggactgggggGCACTGTGAGATGACTGGGAGCGCTGGGGGGGTTctgggaggggactgggagCGACTGGGAGCCTtctgggggggggctgggggggcctgAGAGAGACTGGGAAGGAGTGGAAGCCTTGctggggggactggggggggactgggagggactgggagcaTGAGGAGGGACTGGGGGGGCTGAGGAggactgggagggactgggtGGAACTGGGAGTGCTGGGGGGGCAactgggagggggctgggggggcaaCTGGGGGTTACTGGGAATGGactggggggggctgggagggactGAGAACATTTCTAGGGGttgctgggagcactggggagTTACTGGGAGACAACTGGTATGGACTGGGGGGGACGGGGAGAcgactgggggcactgggagtATACTGGGGGGGACTGGGAGATGACTGGGAGTGCTGGGGGGTactgggaaggggcagggggggctggTAGGGACTGGGAGCCTTTGTAGGGATTACTGGGAGCACTGAGGGGGTTACTGGGGAGGCTGGGAGTGCTGGGAAGGACTGGGAGCGCTGGGAGGGGCAACGGGGTTACTGGGAAGGACTGGGAGCCTTTCTAGGAGTGCTGTGGGGGGTTACTGGGAGGGGTCTGGGAGTGCTGGGGGGTTATTGGGGCAGGTCTGGGGGGCACTTGGAGCagactgggagcactgggggatACTGGGAAGGGACTGGGAGTactgggaggggtgggggaCGTGGGGGGGAAGCTGGGGATCCTCGTGGGAGGGACTGGGGGGCGTTACTGGGTGTActgggggggagctgggaggaagcCGGGGACCTTCTTGGGGGTGCGTGGGGGTTACTGGGACAGACTGGAAGGGACTGGGAGCGCTGTGGAAGGGACttgggggggggagctgggagaTCGTGGGCCTGTCTTGGACAGACTGGGGGTTACTGGGGTGGACTGGGAACACTGGGGAGGGGAACAGGATAGGGCTGGGAGGAGACCGGGGCCTTACTGGGAGGAGGATGGGGCCTTACTGGGAGAGTATGGGAGGGACTGGGGTTTTACTGGGAAGGACTGGGAACACTTTGGGAGGGCCTGGAAAAGCTGGGCAGATTACTGGTTTATACTGGGACGGACTGGAGAGTTACTGGGAAGGACTGGGAGGGACTGGCAGAGTTCGGGGGGTGTtactgggagggactgggggaTACTGGGGAGCAGCACAACCCCAGTACGAGCCCCCGGAGAATCCACCTGTGAGCGGGGGCAGTTTGGGGAGAAACGAGCGCTAGTTGGGGCAATCGAGCGCCGCTAATTGTAATTAGAGCGGGTTGTTAGCGTTAATTAATGACAGCGGTCATTAATAGCTATCGGGGTAATTTGCCCGTTAGGCCGTGGGGTAATTAATGGCTAATAGTAATTAGGAGCCAGCTACTACTTCCTTACTACTAGGAGCAACCTACTATTTAATTACTATCAGGACCAGTTTGTTATTTGATATTAGGAGCAATCTACTGTTAGATTACTATTAGGAGCAATCTAGTTACTACTAGGAGCAATCTACTACCTACTTATTACTAGGAGTAAAGTGGTATTTAATTACTATTAGGAGTAATCTacttttttactgttaaatCCAatctcttatttatttgttattggGTGCAATCTACTGTTTGATTACTGTTAGGAACAATCTAGTTACTATTAGGAGTAATCTAATATCTGATTACTATCAGAAAGTACTGCCTAATTAGTATTAGGAGTAATCTactatttatttactgtttggaccaatttactatttatttattattaggCGCAACCTACTGTTTGATTACTATGAGGAACAATCTAGTTACTATTAGGATCAATCTACTATTTAATTACTATTAGGAccaattaatttgtttttaggTGCAATCTACTATTTGATTACTATTAGGAACAATCTAGTTATTATTGCGAGCAATCTACTAGTTAATTAATATTAGGAACAATTTAATATTTGATTATCACTAGGAGCAATCTAGTTACTTTTAGGAGTAATCTACTACTCAATTAGCGTTAGGAACAGTTTACTATTTGATTACTGTTAGGAACAACCTAATTACTACTAGGAGGAATCTGCTATTCAGTTAGTATTAGgaacaatttactatttgattATTGTTAGGAACAACCTAATTACTACTAGGAGCAATCTACTGTTTGAATATTGTTAGGAACAATCTAATTACTATTAGGAGTAAtctatttaattaatattatgaACAATTTTCTACTTGATTACTATTAATGTTACTAGCTGTAGGTAGTTATCGATTTTTATCTACGACTGTTACTCAAGACTAATAATTATGAGTGCTTTTTAttaattagtttgtttttgtgattaattttggaaaattaCTGTAGATAATTGGTAACGGGGGCTGTAGTAATGAGTCATTGTTAATTAGTAGTTATTAGTGGTAATTTGGGGTGAATTCTGCTGGTAACGGGGTTGTAGCTGTGGGTGACgcgttctttttttttgccaaaaccTGCAGAATTGTGTTGGGATGGGGCTTGTAATGCCCCAAAATGGAGGATTTCCCCCCCAAAATGGAGGATTTCCCCCCAAATTAAAAAGTTCATGGcgataaatgaaaattaataatgaagcaggagaaaaaaaatgttttattttggttattGTGGGGTTTTGagtaaataatgatttttttttgttacgaGTTTTAATTTTTGAGGGTTAAAAATTGGGGGAAGAAAGTGTGAAATTGAATTCAAATGATTTTTGATAAAAGAAGGAATCAGGTTTTAgtaatgtaaattaaaataggGCTTAGTTAAGGTAAATTTAAggttaaaatattgtaaaattagGTATTTTTAGACATCTGGAAAAGCAAACttgaaatttgaattttatCCTAATTTAgtaaatttaattgaaaatggcTTCCTGCTCTGATGTCGCAATTCTTCCCAAAATCGTCTCACTTGTTGTTTTTGCCccaatatttcaatatttttgcGGGATGAGTTTTACCTAACCGCTTCTTTTCGTCCCTTTTTTCGTGCGTGAAaccccttttttccctcttttttccctcttttttccccccagtttttCTCCATCTTCGCCTTCGCCACCTGCGGGGGGTACAGCGGGAAAGTCTCCTACTGGGTGAGCTGCAACGGAAAACCCAACATTACCGTCACGGTGCCGTTCGGTTACCCGTTCCGGTGAGTTTTTACCCCAAAATCCCCGCTCTCGGTTAACACGGGCAGTTTGGGGCggatttgggggattttggTAGCTCCGGGTGGTGGGAAAGGATGAAAAGGTTCCCTAAAATAGGGGAGACCTCCGGGCGTTGGGTGGGAGACCCCCACTTGGCCAACTGGTGCCCGTAGGCCGGGGTTGGAGGAAAATGGAGATTTGGGGAGATTTGGGGGATGTTTGGGTCCAAGGAAGTCCAAGAAAATCCAAGAAAACGTTCTTAAATTTGggagtggaagaggagaggagcagtAGTTGGGCTGGAGACCTGTAGGGTTGGTCAACGAGCACCTGTAGGATGTGGTTGAGGGGAAATGGAGGTCTGGGAAGGTTTGGGGGCTCTTGGGGTTCAAGGAAGTCCAAGAAAATCCAAGAAAATGTCCTTAAATTTGAGAGTGGAAGCGGAGAGGAGCAATCGTTGGGTTGGAGATCTATAGGGTTGGCCAACCAGCCCCTGTAGGATATAACTGATGGGAAATGGAGGTCTGGAGGGGTTTGGGGGCTCTTGGAGTTCAAGAAAATCCAATAAAATCTTAAATGGGGGCGTGGAAGCGGAGAGGAGCAGTAGTTGGGTTGGAGGCCTGTAGGGTCGGTCAACCAGACCTCGTAGGACGCATCTGGGGGAAAATAAGCCCCGTGAAGGATCTGTGGGGTGGCTatggggtggggagaggtgAGGAcaccccccctcaccccccaccCGCCCCCCAGGTTGAACCAGGCCGTCTTCACGCCGCCGACGGCCGAGCTGTGCAACAAGACGGAGCCGGGGGAGGTGCACCTGGTGGGCGACTTCTCCTCCTCGGCCCAGTTCTTCGTCACCGTCGCCGTCTTCGCCTTCCTCTACAGCATGGCCGCCCTTGCCGTCTACCTGGGCTACTTCCACCTCTACCGGGGGGCGGGCGGGAAGCTGCCCTTGGCGGTGagtccgtccgtctgtccgtccgtccttggggtgggggtgggggtgggggggggcctACGGGGCGGACTACAACTCCCACGATGCATTGTGTCGTGTTTGGGTGGACTGCAACTCCCACAATGCACTGCGTCGCAGGGATTGGGGTGCCTGTTGGCCTTGTGGCAATATGGCCGCCATTCTTA
The nucleotide sequence above comes from Cygnus olor isolate bCygOlo1 unplaced genomic scaffold, bCygOlo1.pri.v2 scaffold_175_ctg1, whole genome shotgun sequence. Encoded proteins:
- the LOC121063304 gene encoding synaptophysin-like protein 1; the encoded protein is MAGLRLGLGPAKEPLGLVRGLQWFFSIFAFATCGGYSGKVSYWVSCNGKPNITVTVPFGYPFRLNQAVFTPPTAELCNKTEPGEVHLVGDFSSSAQFFVTVAVFAFLYSMAALAVYLGYFHLYRGAGGKLPLADFLATVAFSFLWLVSTSAWAKALTDVKISTGAPLPNCSGPRVACYHAGVSPMGSLNVSVVFGFLNLVLWAGSSWFVYKETDFHRPAPPPPAAPAAM
- the CTU1 gene encoding cytoplasmic tRNA 2-thiolation protein 1, whose product is MRGSPQRAAGGGAEPPPLSLPPLPHTAHARLRFRAAPPCGRGRASAALPLARPERKGRGRKGGGERGRGQERREGSGGAGGASRPAMPPPLCLRCRRPAALRRPRTGEALCRPCFVAAFEAEAHRALLAGGPPRPGETVAVASSGGKDSAVLAHLLARLEGRHGYGMRLVLLSVDEGIAGYRDASLGAVRRGRGALPLLVVSFEELFGWSMDRVARRLAGGASHCTFCGVLRRQALERGARLLGVDRIATGHNADDIAETVLMNFLRGDVARLRRAATEATATATEATGTTEATTSPLEATKTRLEATTDSPKCSTASVTSGSPVEATRNSTEVIAKSTEATTERLEATAGPVEATRSPTKVPTASTTSANSMETTTNPTETTTNPMETPTKLVEATSSPMETTTDPMETTTKPLETTRSPTKVPTASATTTNATEPATKPTKTPTKPTRTTPKATTRRPKPTHHPAAHPRVPRPLEGGPWPAVPRCKPLRHAYEKEIVLYAYFEGLDYVSTECVYAPHAYRGHARALLKDLEATRASTVAALGHSGRRLAVATQVATKTLGACGRCGYAASQPLCKACVLLASLERGLPRLGLGKRSLGLATGDGGHGASGLGVGSHGVGGLGVGGHGVGGHGVDGRDLGALGVGGRGVGGHGAGGHGAGGRGEEEGPGTVGEGEREVEVEVVGRGGRTVRRRVRGLGRARGALNIWDF